The Gammaproteobacteria bacterium DNA window ATTGAATCCAACCAAAATTCTCGACGATCACTGCAGCAACCGGCCCCAAAAAAACACGACCTAAAGAAAAAATTGCGGTTAGTAATGCATACTGCGCTGCTGTATAACGGTGATTACAAATGGACATGAGATAAGCAAAAAAAGCTGCTGTACTTAAGCCACTGCAAAAATTCTCAACGAAAATGGCGAATGCCATGATCCCTACTACTTTTCCCGTAAGGGCTAACACAACGAACATAAGATTGGAAAAAGCTTGGGCTAAACCAAATACCAGTAAACCGCGGTAAATATCCCAGCGCAATAATAAAATGCCACCCACAAATCCACCTAAAATAGTAGCAATAATACCCATAAACTTATACGCGAATGCTATTTCAGATAATGAAAAACCAAGACCATTAATTAAAAAATTAGTCATGAGCGAAAGCGCTAAAGCGTCACCAAATTTATAGAGCACGACAAATAACAAAAGAATAATAATTTTATCGCGTTGAAATAAATCTTTAATGCCAGCAACGAAAGTTTTTTCTAATGATTGAGAAACATATTCTTTTGGCTGAGGTGCAAACCATGTTGGTATCATGGTAAATAATATGAGGCAGCCCATGAATTGATAAGTTAGTCGCCAGCCCCATTGATCTGCAATGATCAGCGCTAATCCTCCCGCAACGAGTAATGCAATGCGATAAGAAAGAACAAAGTAAGAAGCACCCAATCCCATTTCTTGCGGTTGTAAAATATCGGTACGATAGGCATCAATGGCTATATCTTGCGTTGCCGAAAGAAATACGACAAAGAAGGCTATCGTCATCATTAAGTTAATTTGCGTTGAAGGTTGCATGCCAGCCATTAAAAATAAAGTAAAGGCCGTGCCTAACTGAGTGATGAGAATCCATCCTCGCCGCTTACCTAACGATTTAAATCCAAAATGATCCAAAAGAGGCGCCCACAAAAACTTAAGGGTATAAGGGATACCCAGGAGTGATAACGCACCAATGAGATGGATGTTAATATGCGATTCGCTGAGCCATGCTTGTAACGTTGAGCTCGTTAATGCAAAAGGTAACCCGGATGTAAATCCAAGAATCAGCACCATCATAAGCCTGGGATTGGCTAAGCTTTTTGAGGAGAGCGAAAACATAGTATAAAATCACAAGCCATAGAAAAAAATTGTATGAAATTTTAACATTATAAGGTGGTTTTGCACAGTCCATTCTTAATGGACTTAGTCAATCATCAATCTAAACGGGGTGTTTGTGATTAGTTTATTTGAATTATTTTCCATTGGTATTGGGCCATCAAGCTCACACACTGTGGGTCCGATGAAAGCTGCAAATGCTTTCGTGACATTATTGAAGGACCAGCATCAGCTCAATTTATGCACAAAAATTACCGTTGAATTATTTGGCTCACTTGCTTTAACAGGCATCGGTCATGCAACAGACAAAGCTGTCTTATTAGGATTAGAAGGTTTCTCACCCGCAACGATTAATCCCGATCAAATCCCTGACTTACTTGCGCGCATTTCTTTACAGAAACAACTTAACTTATTACAAGAATATAAAATTCATTTTGATCGTAGCACCGATCTTATTTTTCGATCGCATGAAACTTTACCCTATCATGCTAATGCATTACGATTTACAGCACATAGAGAACAAGGCGAAATACTTTATTCAGCAACGTATTTCTCTGTTGGTGGTGGATTCATTCTTCATGAAGATGAAATTAACCTCGCGCATATTATTACTGATATAACTGAAACAGTGCCCTACCCTTTTCATTCTGCAAAAAAATTGCTAGATCAATGTATTGCACATGGCTTAACCATCGCGGAGCTCATGCTTGCTAATGAATGTCACTTACGTAGTGAGAATGAGGTTAAAACAAAAATCTTAGAAATTGCCGACACCATGCTCGCGTGTATAGATCGGGGTTGCCAAGTAAAAGGCATTTTACCTGGGGGATTAAATATTCCACGTCGTGCGCACAATTTATTACTTAAATTACAACAAAAAGGCTTACCTTCCTCGCATGAGCAAACTTCGAGTCTTGAGTGGCTTAATTTATTTGCCATTGCTGTTAATGAAGAA harbors:
- a CDS encoding L-serine ammonia-lyase, coding for MISLFELFSIGIGPSSSHTVGPMKAANAFVTLLKDQHQLNLCTKITVELFGSLALTGIGHATDKAVLLGLEGFSPATINPDQIPDLLARISLQKQLNLLQEYKIHFDRSTDLIFRSHETLPYHANALRFTAHREQGEILYSATYFSVGGGFILHEDEINLAHIITDITETVPYPFHSAKKLLDQCIAHGLTIAELMLANECHLRSENEVKTKILEIADTMLACIDRGCQVKGILPGGLNIPRRAHNLLLKLQQKGLPSSHEQTSSLEWLNLFAIAVNEENAAGGRVVTAPTNGAAGIIPAIWAYYLRFYPHAKREDAIEFFLTAGAIAILYKKGASISGAEVGCQGEVGVACSMAAGALTALLKGDLHQIENAAEIAMEHHLGLTCDPIMGLVQIPCIERNAMGAMKAVNASKLALLGDGSHYVSLDKVIATMKQTGMDMMSIYKETSLGGLAVNLPEC
- a CDS encoding MFS transporter, whose amino-acid sequence is MFSLSSKSLANPRLMMVLILGFTSGLPFALTSSTLQAWLSESHINIHLIGALSLLGIPYTLKFLWAPLLDHFGFKSLGKRRGWILITQLGTAFTLFLMAGMQPSTQINLMMTIAFFVVFLSATQDIAIDAYRTDILQPQEMGLGASYFVLSYRIALLVAGGLALIIADQWGWRLTYQFMGCLILFTMIPTWFAPQPKEYVSQSLEKTFVAGIKDLFQRDKIIILLLFVVLYKFGDALALSLMTNFLINGLGFSLSEIAFAYKFMGIIATILGGFVGGILLLRWDIYRGLLVFGLAQAFSNLMFVVLALTGKVVGIMAFAIFVENFCSGLSTAAFFAYLMSICNHRYTAAQYALLTAIFSLGRVFLGPVAAVIVENFGWIQLFLWAFVMCFPGILMLILLKDRVLYHAQFSTK